From the genome of Spodoptera frugiperda isolate SF20-4 chromosome 23, AGI-APGP_CSIRO_Sfru_2.0, whole genome shotgun sequence, one region includes:
- the LOC126912165 gene encoding uncharacterized protein LOC126912165 produces MLLVLFTSTLYALVLCEVTTITTKDVKPFVFPIPFELPNRNDRSDQCWLRIEDVELVETITIYCYIAQSFLSNYIHDYNSRKMTEDAVDVSLWIEKPRRHEEDLVPPDNSQHEIKDWRVTTVLDPTTHMRLYVTKNADCRLVMYSREGMTNYKVDCERILYYVNVRMNASAVFSREQNLRLILASILLMYIFM; encoded by the coding sequence ATGTTACTCGTATTATTCACCTCCACGCTTTATGCACTCGTGTTGTGCGAAGTGACTACGATTACTACGAAAGATGTGAAACCCTTCGTGTTTCCAATCCCTTTCGAATTGCCGAACCGCAACGACCGCTCCGACCAATGCTGGCTCCGCATAGAGGATGTCGAATTGGTGGAGACAATCACCATCTACTGCTACATCGCGCAGTCGTTCCTCAGCAACTATATCCACGACTACAACTCGAGGAAGATGACTGAGGACGCTGTGGACGTGAGCCTGTGGATTGAGAAGCCGAGGCGGCACGAGGAGGACCTCGTTCCCCCGGACAACTCTCAGCACGAGATCAAAGACTGGAGGGTGACGACTGTGCTGGACCCCACCACACACATGCGGCTGTACGTCACTAAGAACGCGGACTGCCGGCTGGTCATGTACAGCAGGGAAGGCATGACCAACTACAAAGTGGACTGTGAAAGGATTCTGTACTACGTCAATGTGCGCATGAATGCAAGTGCTGTGTTTTCCCGCGAACAAAACTTAAGACTTATCCTAGCAAGTATACTTCTcatgtatatatttatgtag